One Tiliqua scincoides isolate rTilSci1 chromosome 9, rTilSci1.hap2, whole genome shotgun sequence DNA segment encodes these proteins:
- the ATMIN gene encoding ATM interactor, with the protein MHLSKAHRLPQPQGGRASPAVRKSLEALRKSYCCPIEGCPRGPGRPFSQFSLVRQHFMKMHAEKKHKCDKCGNSYGTIWDLKRHMEDCGKTFQCTCGCPYASRTALLSHVYRTQHEIPVEHRDPPSKKRKMEASISNQFLGAKAKEAFDNVHIRCTTTTKDLETSEIKLAACLEDSSHSYNTKQIQTQPKSTPKLLLPKPRVALVKLPVMQLSHLPIFVSAPDSSIKPVVVAVDDSGSVMSTVHLMPLPLGIVIPAVEPETLLFKEALPLSRTKNAGSVEPVSTGIQVNLSKVASNNPGQNLETICCKNRICSTNVQTDLSYISQNFMPSAAWTPDSAVSSCSQTDLTFSSQVLLPISVQTQTLLPSSKLTSSIAAQTDTFAQSCFQSSGISRETQTNRSQKNIDGRVQMDQAVMCSDIFDGVGTSFSDSTPLALPDSSLMAAGLGQNVLQRESCKPQDAKSEPIISFSTPNNILPPQVMTDNQTQTMELLSDLETIFSNNSAGQSLDNRSLLTDPASNAGTPLPSSSAQNTGIDFDIEDFFTASNIQTQTEESELGNLNTEPVLESLDIETQTDLFSDNATQSYTCRGNPSFLGLEMFDTQTQTDLNFFLDSPYLPLGNILKQSAFSMSTDSSDTETQTEVPLPEKNASNQMAESKVQLNSAETQTMDSCFESLGSLFLTSNETQTAMDDFLLADLAWNTMESQFSSVETQTCAGLHSLFQSSDKAGH; encoded by the exons ATGCACCTCAGCAAGGCCCACCGCCTGCCGCAGCCGCAG GGTGGAAGAGCAAGTCCTGCAGTGAGGAAGAGCCTGGAGGCTCTCCGGAAGTCCTACTGCTGCCCCATCGAGGGCTGCCCCCGAGGACCAGGAAGGCCCTTCTCCCAGTTCTCTCTGGTCAGGCAG CACTTTATGAAAATGCATGCTGAGAAGAAGCACAAGTGTGATAAATGTGGCAATTCCTATGGTACCATATGGGACCTGAAGCGACACATGGAAGACTGTGGCAAGACTTTCCAGTGTACTTGTGGGTGCCCTTATGCCAGCAGGACAGCACTGTTGTCTCATGTTTATAGGACACAACATGAGATCCCTGTGGAACACAG GGATCCTCCTAGTAAGAAACGGAAAATGGAAGCTTCGATATCCAATCAGTTTCTGGGAGCAAAAGCTAAAGAAGCCTTTGACAATGTCCATATCAGATGCACTACTACTACTAAAGACTTGGAGACTTCTGAGATCAAACTAGCAGCTTGCTTGGAGGATTCCAGCCATTCCTATAACACTAAGCAAATACAGACACAGCCGAAAAGCACACCAAAGTTGCTTCTACCAAAGCCCAGAGTTGCTTTGGTGAAACTTCCTGTAATGCAGCTTTCTCACTTGCCTATCTTTGTATCTGCCCCAGACTCTTCTATTAAGCCTGTTGTAGTTGCTGTTGATGACTCAGGCTCTGTTATGAGTACTGTTCACTTAATGCCTCTGCCTCTTGGAATTGTGATACCTGCAGTGGAACCGGAAACACTTCTATTTAAAGAGGCCTTGCCCCTTTCCAGAACAAAAAATGCTGGCAGTGTTGAGCCGGTCAGCACAGGCATTCAGGTCAATTTGAGTAAAGTTGCATCAAATAATCCAGGGCAAAACCTGGAGACTATATGCTGCAAGAACAGAATTTGTTCCACAAATGTGCAGACTGACTTGTCATATATTTCACAGAACTTCATGCCCTCTGCAGCCTGGACTCCTGATTCCGCAGTGTCGTCCTGTTCTCAAACAGACCTGACATTCAGTTCACAAGTTTTGTTGCCAATTAGTGTTCAGACACAAACATTGTTGCCAAGTTCAAAGCTGACTTCATCCATAGCTGCTCAGACAGACACTTTTGCTCAGTCTTGCTTTCAGTCCAGTGGAATCTCTCGAGAAACGCAGACCAATAGGTCCCAGAAAAATATTGATGGAAGAGTACAAATGGACCAAGCTGTGATGTGCAGTGACATTTTTGATGGTGTTGGTACATCATTCAGTGATTCGACCCCACTGGCACTCCCAGACAGCAGCTTGATGGCTGCAGGCCTGGGTCAAAACGTGCTGCAAAGAGAAAGCTGCAAGCCTCAGGATGCAAAGTCTGAGCCAATCATCAGCTTCAGCACACCGAACAATATCCTCCCACCACAAGTTATGACAGACAATCAGACCCAGACAATGGAATTACTGAGTGATCTTGAAACAATTTTTTCAAATAATTCAGCAGGTCAGTCTTTGGATAACCGTAGCCTTCTGACAGATCCAGCCTCTAATGCTGGCACACCCCTGCCTTCCAGTTCTGCACAGAATACAGGAATAGATTTTGACATTGAAGATTTCTTTACAGCTTCCAACATCCAAACTCAGACGGAGGAGAGTGAACTTGGGAACTTGAACACAGAACCTGTCTTGGAATCACTAGATATTGAAACCCAAACTGATTTATTTTCAGATAATGCCACCCAGTCCTATACCTGCAGGGGTAATCCAAGTTTCTTGGGCTTGGAGATGTTTGACACGCAAACCCAAACggatttaaatttctttttagaCAGCCCCTATTTGCCTTTGGGAAACATTCTGAAACAGTCTGCCTTCTCCATGAGCACAGACTCATCTGATACAGAAACACAGACAGAAGTGCCACTTCCTGAGAAAAATGCCTCAAATCAAATGgcagagagcaaagtccagctaaaTAGTGCTGAGACGCAGACTATGGATAGCTGCTTTGAATCTCTAGGTAGTTTATTCCTTACTAGCAATGAGACTCAGACAGCCATGGATGACTTTCTGCTGGCTGACTTGGCCTGGAATACAATGGAGtcacagttcagttcagtagaaaCACAGACATGTGCAGGACTGCATTCGTTGTTTCAGAGCTCTGATAAAGCAGGACATTGA